The genomic region tgaattatacTCTAACAGTTGATGACTTTGAAATTATACTGACTGGCTGTGCATTACTATTTAGGAAAAACTGAGCAAAGtgtaatttgcataataatgtggaacgcggtgtaaacgtcaataataacaacagtaacaccaggtaaaaaaaaatgtttttaaaaaagtgattCATTGTGCTTCAGAGATGGAGGCGAGTTAAATTGTGAGTGAAACCACGGGGTCTCTTACCAGTGGAAGCGCCTCTAGTGGTGCTCAGCGCTGCCTCCCATCGCCTCTATGAGATGACTGTGGGgccgtggagctgctgcagtggcgCTGGTGTCCCTGCGCTGACTATGCGCTGGCTGACTATGCGCTGGCTGACTATGCGCTGGCTGACTATGCGCTGGCTGACTATGCGCTGGCTGACTATGCGCTGGCTGACTATGCGCTGGCTGACTATGCCGCTTCCCCAGTTACTGTCGAGTCCGGTCCTTGCCCGGACCAGACAGCACGTGTTCGTAGATTCGAGGTTCAGATGGGAAAGGCAATTATTAAGACAAGTTCAATGTTCAAAAGTTTCACAGTAACAGCTAACGCTAGCGAGCTAATGCCTCAGACTTAGCTGTCTgaggggtagcagcagcgagctaaagCTAGCTTGCAGTGTTAATTTGCTGCTGCTACCCCTCAGACAGCTAAGTAGCCGCATATAACATGCCAATCATCGAGGCGGAGGCCCCCGGGACACTTAACATTTTCCGCAGGATCCAAGCTTCACCCTAATGCACAGTGTCGGCATTGTCAGCCCGGGCTCCAGCGTTAGCTTGCGTTAgttcgcgagctaacgctaggcGGGGAGCCGGACTgtctctccccggagccggtgagatgatggcgGGGGTGATCCAAGGCAGCGTaacgagactccctacatgggcatgttGTGCAATTACGTAATTTTCtgtcgtaatcccattggacgcactttagAGTATCGTTTTGGACATaggggaaccacaacaaatcgcgggagttgtttttttcaagagtttttgggacggtagacatgccagatacccacaataacatgtagaagcactacaaaagtggaattttcatatgatgggtcctttaataagcggcagtggacaatgactgtggactatagtggatccgatctggatggcggatcatgatcttgctgcctgctgaccatggactatgattgcagcaggactgcttgacatatagtactgaagttatccttcaaaatgtttaccctcatcgatgctgctaaaaactttaatcttgatgatgttttcctacacctgacatctattgcacttctgtccgccCAGGGAcagggatcctcacatgtggctctctctgagatttctacgtatttttaccctattaaaagggtttttagtagtttttccttactcttgctgagcgttaaggacagaggatgtcaaaccatgttaaagccctatgagccGAATTGTGATTATTGAATATTGGCtataaaaatcaaatttgattgattgatttcatAATTACCTCGGTTCCAGCAGGGATTGTGGGAAACGCCCCGTGTCAGCGCCTCCAGCTTAATCTGACTTTACCGCGAGCTCATTGGTtcatcaaacaggaagtgaaaacacGCCGCTCTCGcactgatgaagtgaggagGCGACGACACGATGTTAAAATGTCTCCTTCATCTTTTTGTCTTTGCTGTCGAAGCCGACACTTGAAACTGTGATTTCAAGTGAACTCTgatctcagtgtttgtgtttttaataaaaggaaatgaaaccTAATCAGAGACTTGAAGTTCTGAGAAAAAACGTCACAGAAACAGCAGCGATTCAAATGAGCACtttattatttgtcattttttaattcagggtgagggaggaggggcgGACCATGCTGCTAACCTGTCAATCACTGTcgataaaacaaacataaagcaCAAATTCAGAAACAGCATCACAGGATTAtgaacaaaacataaacagcaTTTGAATAAAGTCACAAACGTCCTTCAGCTGTTAAACCAAACTTTGCTTTTATCTCGATTCCATTTACAAGTTTTATAACATTGGCAGAGGTAATTACTTTGAGTCTCTCAGCTCTTCCCGGGCTTTAATTTAATTACCTTCTGGACTCTGGCACAGCAAATGAAGCGCACGTCGTTGAGGGCGGTGTCGTCCCCTTTCCCCTGTCGGTCCTCCATCTTGGTCTGGATGCCGCAGATTACTCCATGGCCACAATTCTTGCTCCATTCGCCGTACACCCCCGAGTCCAGGCCTCTGCCCTCCAGCACGTGGCCACTGCTGCAGCGGAACCTGATGTTGTTGGCAGCGGTGTCGTCACCTCTGCCCTGTTGGCCCTCCACGCGGAGCTGGAAAGAGGTGAGCACGCCACTGGGGCAGTACTGAGGGTTGGACCATTCGCCCCAGCTGGAGACaagagcaggaaacacagcagagtgaaTCAAATCTGAATAAGAGCCAAGGTTTGGTTTGGAAACACGAAGTCGAGACGTTTCAATATCTGAaccctgaactccaaatcctggaaaaataatgttttgattTCCATGATGTAGAAACTGTCTCcagcttcctgctgcttccaaaacatatttttttaaaaccttattCTTATTTAACCTTCACAGGACCGACAGGTTGGTTCCACTGAGACAAACGATCTGACCAGCTGAATAATTAAAGACATTGATAACAACCACCTCAGTGACTCAGAGAAATAAAGAGTTTCTACTGATAAGTTCATTTCTTTTCAGATTCCCTGCTTCTAAATACCAGCTCTCCACAGGGACAGCTGtattttaaagtaattaaagTAAGAAAACCATAATGTGACCGAGCAGTTTACATAATGTTTGTTTCATGCTACAACTGAAAATCAAGTGGATTTACATCTGGGTCACAtgagtttttatatatttcacaaCAAGGCAAATTTAATTGATTCTATGCAGAGTTTTCTAATAATTTGACTGGTTATCATCATTTCTTGGATTCTCACATCTTTGTAGATCACTTCTCTTTCTTATGATCATTATTATCAGCACCAATGTTTGGTTTCATTACTTACAAGCCAGAATGAGACTCCACAGTGTAAGTTAAGCTCCGCTTCCCGTCTTTGCCGCAGATCAGGCGGATGCCGTTCAGGGCCGTGTTGTCACCTCCGCCCTGTTTGGCCTCCACCTGAGGAAACAGAGTTCAGTTCCCTGGAGTAGATCGGTTTAAaccagtttttatttgtttaattgctGCACCCTCAACAAGCTCTCGTGATGTCACAGATCACAGCAGGTGAAGAGCAGCGTAGTATCTGGTACAACAGGAAGTAAAAGCATCTCCGGTTGTTGTATATTGTTCTCTGTTCATAATCAGGATTCTTTTGATCATTCATTAGGAACCAGTTAATCCTCATGACTGCAAACACAGTTTCCCAGTAGAAATGTTCTCTGAGATGcggaacaataaaacaaacttttaccttttttcatttacttattttattgatttttgtCCCATTATGTGGAAATAATAGAAATGAAGGTGTCTCTTCACAGCCAGTTTGAGTCAAAGGGACAATTCCATTACTTAATGTGACTTTGTGAAATAACGTGAGGAATGAAAAGCTGCATGGTCGAATCTCTGATGTatctatattttaaaagtttcctaTTTTACCTTCAGGATGATAAAAACAAAGGTCacgaaaatgttaaaaacacaatCTTCAGTTCTACATTTAAGGTCAAAATTAGTTGAATAACTAAATCAATAATTACATATATAAGTGATGAAGAATTTAAAATGTAGAACACATGAATTATGGACAAGCAGAATGTCTAATGAGATGAAGGCCTTCAGCTTTTTAGCCAGTGTACTTCCTGGAAAGCAAAAGTTAGTATTGGACTAAGCAATGGAAAGTTATTTTATATACCTCAGTAGgtttaagttaaataaaaaataactgatAAATGTTAGAAATCAGTTTCTTTACCCTGGTACTGAAGCCAATAGCAAAGTACTGGTCACGACACATCCCGGTCAACATCCATGTTCCCCACCGCTGTCCGTTTGTCACAGACAGCACAGATGTGGTTGATCGTCTGTTCACAACAGGTCTCCGCTGGAACAACCCCACGGACAACACGGCCAGCAAGGCCACGGCGCGGAGCAGACTCTTCATGTCGACAGCACTAAGTGGAAGGTTTTCAACGTGTTGATCGCGAAAAGATAACTCGTATTAAGCCATGTTTACAAACAGGGCTGGCCTTAGTACATTTAGGCAAGCTTCACTGAGACGTGCCTCTTTGTGGACTTTAGCCTCTTTTGCACAAGGACAGCTTCCACATTCATGTCTTCACACATGGCCTTGGCTGATGTTTGTGCACCCACAAAGCCTGTGGCTCTGTAGGACTCAAGAgctttttcagtcttttcagTACACTTAATGCTACATCCACTTGCATTGTTTGGGACTGCAAGAGTTTGCTCACCTGCTGAATTTGAATCAACACATCATACCAGACCACTGTGCACAGTGAAAAGCAGAATGACCCCACTTCTTCTGCCAGAGACTGGGCTTCAATCCTGATGATTGGGTCTTTGGCCTGGATTCTCACCTCAGGCAGTGCCTCTCTTACAGCTGTGGCTTCATATCGCAGAGGTTCCACAGGTTTCACTTTGCTCGCCCAACTGGTTTCTGACCAGggttgacatttttcttgaggaTGGCCCATCTCTGTGTAGAGGCAGAAAAACAGGCAGTATAGCTTCTGCACAATACCAACTACCTACTTTTGGCAGCATTAGAATTGACCAAACTGAGTGTATGTGCCCCACACGGCACAAACAAACCTCTTGGGTTTAATTGCAGTAGCCTGGCCTGAACTCActtcttcttccctctcatATTTGCCCCGTTGTCATACGACTGTCCTCTGCAGTCATCAAAGGCAATCTCCAACTCCTCCAGCCTCTTCAAAATCAGGGCAGACAAACTTTCACCAGTGGACTCCTCTGCTACTAGGAATCCCATGAAGTGCTCTTTAACCTGGGGGTCTTCTTCCAATGTCAAAATTCTTATCACTACTGACAGCTGTTCAATGTGGCTAACATCCGGGGTGCAATCTAAAATGAGGGAAAAGTATTtgcctttctttatttcttgcaCCATTGTTGAGAGAATCTTTCCACTGATGCATTCAATCAACTCATTCTGGATGGTTTTGCCCAAGAACCTGTGGTGTGATGTTTCACATTTAATCTCGTGGATGTGGTCTTTCATCACTGGGTCAAACTGTGCAATAAGCTCAACCTCTTTCAAAAAGTTTCCATTTGAAGGAGAGTGGAGtatttctgtgtttcctctAAATGCCATATTTCGCACATCCACCGACTCTGCTCTGCCTCTAAGAGGGCCTGCTCTTGTTTGTCCATGGTTGTACCTTGTTTTAATCGAGCTGCCAATTCTTTCCATGACGCCAAATTGTTCAGGTGTTCCGGACTATTTTCATGGCTGTTTAGAGCAGCACCAACTTCTTTTTATCCTTTCTCCATTTATTACGGTCCTGCTGAAGTACTGGTAGTCAAACCTTCCAATCATCTCTCcttggaaaaatgaaataaggTGTTACCTGATTTGGTCCGCTCCGAACAAACTCTGTCCTTATTGTGTTCGTGAGATGTGCAGGCCAGTCAGCAGGATCGGTTGGTAGTGGAGCGTCTGTTTGCTTGTTGCATCTGGAGGGCACGCGAAAAGCACTATTTCTCATCTAATATGCACAATtacttcacacactcacataattGTTGTAGTTTTAAAACCATTCTTGCTTGATATAAGATATTCAGCTGTTTGTATAACCTCTCTGCATTTTAATGGATCTCTATGagaatggaggggtgggtgggtaGATTCAGCTGTGAATTATGCTGGTACAGTATGGAGCACATGGTTGGctccatatatatgtatatacagtatatacacatacatataacagtatttaataaatgtttccaaATGAGATATCTAATTACAATGTAATGTTACTGTATGACTGCATCATGAATGGTTCATGTAGATTAATTCTTGCAAAGTGTATCCTCATATTGTTTAAAAGAGAACCTCCTTGAGccaaatgagaaaaataaaacatgaagacAATGAGGTAAATGCTAACAATCTTTACATTCATGAGGAACACACCTGAGAAGAGTGTATGGGTGGAATCTGTGGAATCAGGATGATATACAACACGCTGGTCTGAAGTTTTTTGTAGTGGTTCTGGGTCTATACATATTGAGAGAACAGACAAGAGCAAATATATTGGCTGGATTAGAAATGGCTCGACATATTGTCacctttatattaaattatttattatcagaAAAACCTGTTGAAACATTGCACTCGCCTGAGGATGCCGGCACAGCTGAGGTGCTTAGCTGTTCCTCGTCAATTGATGCAGCAGGTGGTCCCAGATATTTTAAAAGTGAATCTAAAATGATATAACAAAGtatgtattatcattatttgttAAATGTAGCTATTATGAAGTTATTAAGCATTTTGGTGAATTTGGACAGCCTGACATACTTTTTTCACCCCAACATGCATAGCTCTTGATTAGTGGAATCATGTCTTAATTTAATACACCAAAACTAACGTTGTTATAATTTCTCTAATTTCAATttcatgacaaaatgtaaatgacGCAAATCGCGGTACAGCTGAACTTGCACTATGTTTTGCTAAAGATAGCCTGATGTTTCGACTGAATGGCAATAACAAGGAACGTCACACGTCACTGACTAGCTAGTGTTAGCTAACTTCCAAAATTACATACAATCCATTCGCTAAAGTTGACAATACAACACTTGGATTTTCACCAGTTTTCCTAATTTGTTGTCAAGTTGCCGTGTTTTTCTTCCTTAATGGGTGTGCTATGCAACGAGTAAGATATTTGTAGTGTTGTTGCACTAGCTATTGGCTTTATCTGTGCGCCACTGGTGTAATTTATGACTGGCTGGCCTTCAAtattttaatcaatcaatcaaattttatttgtatagcccatattcacaaaatacaaatcgtctcatagggctttaacagggtgtgacatcctctgcccttaaccctcagcaagagtaaggaaaaactactaaaaacccttttaacagggtaaaaatacgtagaaacctcagagagacacatgtgaggatccctctcccaggacgaacAGAAGCGATGCCagagatgccacgtgcaggaaaacatcatcaagattaaagtttttagcagcatttgatgagggtaaacatcccgaaggacaaccccaacatgacatgccaagcagtcccgctgcaatcacagtctatggtcagcaaccagcaggaccacgatccaccatccagaccagacgccactccagtcctcagtcaccgtccaccgcctcccaccaggacccaccaagagccaccaccgcggcccTGGTCCATCATGTCTTTTTTGTATAATGTAGAATAAATGAACATATAATTTTTGATATACCCACCTTAAAGAACTATGTGACAGGGAGTAGGACAGCTTTCAATGACAACGGTACATCTTTTCTTCTTTACTCctgttttccgaggcttaaataaataatcaatcaaaagtGCCCGGGGAAATTTTGGTATtcatgaaagttttttttttgtgattcaaTCTTGGCTAAGAACAGGATTTAAGGATTTACCTTTCTCCTTGGCACGTTtctgtgacgctcagtcatttatgtttatggttttctatttcctgttttattttgtagccccgctgtcactgtcttgtttcagcttctcacttcctgtcgttaattgtcttctctatcctcatgtgtttcacctggtgtattgccccggccttcctgctgtgtatttaagcctctgtttccctttgtctggtgtcggtttgtactcgttgttttctccccacgtcgtgagaataggtttgtttcttccagctgtctcgaccagcttcctcgttccttgttctctgtgcgccttgtcgccagttacttatgttagtgttcctgttttgtttttgtcttgtttaaacctttttattatattaaataccttttgtttgataacctctgcatcctgggtccatctcctccctgcaaaccgtaacagaacaaaccgaccaaactatggaGTCAGCAGAGgctagtttttttagttttcttttctcaaaccCTTTTGAGGGAACCCGCCTTCAACAGAGGTCTGCAGTTGGTGGGGGAGGTCGGAGCAGTAACCCGTATTACGGAACCCGCCTGGCTTTtggtggaccccgcagcctTCAGCAGAGGTCTGCAGTTGGTGGCAGAGGTGAGAGGACTAACCTCGCACCCGTAAAGCCAGCTCGCAGGCACCATCCCCCAGCCGTAGTCCTCTACGCTGGAAGCGACGGGGTTTTTTGGGGACCCCCCAACCTCAAGGGGTTTCCTCTGGCTGATTGCGGACGTGAGAGAGGGGG from Pleuronectes platessa chromosome 10, fPlePla1.1, whole genome shotgun sequence harbors:
- the LOC128448863 gene encoding vitelline membrane outer layer protein 1, with amino-acid sequence MKSLLRAVALLAVLSVGLFQRRPVVNRRSTTSVLSVTNGQRWGTWMLTGMCRDQYFAIGFSTRVEAKQGGGDNTALNGIRLICGKDGKRSLTYTVESHSGFWGEWSNPQYCPSGVLTSFQLRVEGQQGRGDDTAANNIRFRCSSGHVLEGRGLDSGVYGEWSKNCGHGVICGIQTKMEDRQGKGDDTALNDVRFICCARVQKVIKLKPGKS